CACCTGCACAACATTTCCTTTAAACTTAGTGGGGAGGTATATTGTTCCAACATTTAGTGGCCTGGTAGCGGAAGCTGCCCCTGAATGCAGCTGTTTTGTGTCGATAAGTTAGTAACGGGGACCGACAAGtacttattctttatttattatatgtgttATCTATGTTATTAAGACAGGCAGTAATTACAtctaataatgaatatttgcAGGCCAGAGTGAATTCTTTAACTTACCATgtgattaaaattacattgtgtatttttttcctaaaaaGTTATACATTAGTATTGTGGCCGTGATCCTATTTTACTTATAGATATTTGGAgtgaaagtttttttcttcacttggattaaaatttcagaaatataatatttgtcaaTCCAGGTCCTAATCTACCAGTTTAGAAATTTCAGCTATTCCAGTTCACTAGTAAGAGCTTTTGTTGTATAAACCCATATTTTTTTCGATATCTCTTATGTTTATGATATAATGCCTGCAGGTGCAACAAATGTCAAAGAAATAGGCGATGGTAGGTACATCGATAAATTTCCGACCATCTCCAAACTTCAAACACATGAAAAAGTACTTGAAGTCCAAGTTCGAAGAAGAAGCATGTTCGGTAGTTTCGGCTCCGCGCCCAAATTTAAACCAGGAGAAACCTGGTCAAATCCAGAAGAAACCAATAATTACACAGGCtaaaaacaaaggaaaatCTCCTCAAGTCAATAAAGCAGTACCTAAACAAGTTAATAAACCTACTACCCAGGTTCAGAATAACCCAATAACTACCCAAGTTCAGAATAAAGCAATAATTACCCAAGTTCAGAATAAACCAATAACTACCCAAGTTCAGAATAAACCAATAATTGCTCAAGTTCAGAATAAACTAATAACAACCCAAGTTCAGAATAAACCAATAACTACTCAAGTTCAGAATAAACCAATAACTACTCAAATTCAGAATAAACCAATAGCTACCCAAGTTCAGAATAACTCAATAACTACTCAAGATCAGACCAAGAAGGGAAAAACTATTCAAGTTACCAACAAACCAACATCTATCGAAGTTCAAAACAGAACAAAAACTAGCCAGGTTTATGACAAACCGACAGCTACTGTTACAAGTCAGACTTATAATAAACCAACAGCTACTGTTACAAGTCAAacgtataataaacaaaatgttgcGGTTCAGCCGCCACTACCTCCTGATCCGCCTCCACCAACTTATGCCCCGAATGTGGTCTTCAAAAAAGACGATGGGTATGAAAGCCATGCCAGTGCAATCACTCAACCGAAACAAGAAGTTGATGAGCAAGAAGATAAATCGAAAATTGTGAAGCAATTAGaagaaaaaccaaaaaagAAGGAATTATGCAGGGATTTTGCAAGAGGCAATTGCATGTGGAATCCATGCAAAAAGAGCCTCGAAATGGATCTAACGCAACTAGACCAAGTTAACGACTTTTGTATAGACTTTGCGAATGATAAATGCAAAAGGCTTAATTGTAGATTTGTTCATGCAACAACATTCGAAAAAGAGAGT
This is a stretch of genomic DNA from Amyelois transitella isolate CPQ chromosome 5, ilAmyTran1.1, whole genome shotgun sequence. It encodes these proteins:
- the LOC106138006 gene encoding microtubule-associated protein RP/EB family member 1-like, with the translated sequence MVGTSINFRPSPNFKHMKKYLKSKFEEEACSVVSAPRPNLNQEKPGQIQKKPIITQAKNKGKSPQVNKAVPKQVNKPTTQVQNNPITTQVQNKAIITQVQNKPITTQVQNKPIIAQVQNKLITTQVQNKPITTQVQNKPITTQIQNKPIATQVQNNSITTQDQTKKGKTIQVTNKPTSIEVQNRTKTSQVYDKPTATVTSQTYNKPTATVTSQTYNKQNVAVQPPLPPDPPPPTYAPNVVFKKDDGYESHASAITQPKQEVDEQEDKSKIVKQLEEKPKKKELCRDFARGNCMWNPCKKSLEMDLTQLDQVNDFCIDFANDKCKRLNCRFVHATTFEKESYFRTGYLPPHLRPQISSKKGHGQQQQQQQQQPQQQQQQPLQPMLDANAQAMQLPLFPIVGSTPDYRDRFNRTRINSKQMWEMRDK